In Oryza sativa Japonica Group chromosome 11, ASM3414082v1, the following are encoded in one genomic region:
- the LOC4350092 gene encoding uncharacterized protein isoform X1: protein METPSAPAPGDGNSAPASSRVTFEDMLRSCDQSYYQMLGFPDAASYFEAKERNLLAQYSRQVFPLLWPILEKDSLTRFNRLCQGWSRLMGLRGFIYPEILSSIVANNALRCARVALQGSSPLRGRRADPNGLHPYGYTALHLAAETFSVEMVKLLLRHGASANHRTEGDYVIEGLLPLHVAVENASMHKYLEDNWADGHSPNNLISLLCLPEMKMYLDTTRLIAQHTHNIVDELWDYIDKKKFVQLAILLLASQKQLHGPINRSRGKANLNGFESIRRRTYEAISGLHLQMIAMVNEGKNGSALKKLKEKKEALLTADALVGIIDKAGQDLEDYIQTNSEVNHEEVLEHVSSILNSKGIVPSGKGIDTADLKCYRYPGQTSINMSHSRADKSYTLNAEGCKRIPSKRPSKLLVLKEARDKFFPYWKSVLSARLPVKIVPPCEPSSNDIQRTEPRKDILSTEASRKDLQPPNKSIANLVSTSKPRLASNYECRRQLCALAAMSLKVLRRTLGKDESIGGMRVAVLESVFVFF, encoded by the exons ATGGAGACCCCCTCCGCTCCCGCTCCCGGGGATGGAAACTCGGCTCCCGCATCATCTCGGGTGACGTTTGAGGATATGCTTCGCAGCTGCGATCAGAGTTATTATCAAATGCTCGGGTTCCCTGACGCTGCTTCCTACTTCGAGGCAAAGGAGCGG AATTTGTTGGCTCAGTACTCGCGTCAGGTATTCCCTCTGCTATGGCCTATACTGGAGAAGGATAGCCTCACGCGCTTCAATCGACTTTGCCAAGGGTGGTCGCGCTTGATGGGCCTTCGTGGTTTCATTTACCCGGAGATTCTCAGCTCCATTGTCGCCAACAACGCTTTGCGCTGTGCCAGAGTGGCCCTGCAAGGCAGCTCTCCGTTGCGCGGACGTCGTGCCGATCCCAACGGCCTCCATCCTTATGGCTACACGGCTCTCCACCTGGCCGCTGAGACGTTCAGCGTCGAAATggtcaagctcctcctccgccacggtGCGTCAGCAAACCACCGCACTGAGGGCGACTACGTCATTGAGGGCCTCCTGCCTCTTCACGTCGCTGTTGAGAATGCCAGCATGCACAAATACCTGGAGGACAATTGGGCTGATGGCCACTCTCCTAACAACCTCATATCTCTCCTCTGTCTGCCAGAGATG AAGATGTATTTGGACACAACTAGATTAATTGCCCAACATACGCATAACATTGTCGATGAGTTGTGGGATTACATCGATAAGAAGAAGTTTGTCCAGTTAGCAATTTTGCTGCTGGCTTCTCAGAAGCAGCTCCATGGCCCCATAAATAGGAGCCGTGGCAAGGCTAATCTGAATGGGTTTGAATCTATTAGACGGCGCACTTATGAAGCTATCAGTGGCCTACATCTCCAGATGATAGCTATGGTGAATGAGGGGAAAAATGGCAGTGCGCTTAAGAAGCTGAAAGAGAAGAAGGAAGCCCTTCTTACAGCAGACGCACTAGTTGGTATTATAGACAAAGCTGGTCAAGATCTTGAGGATTATATTCAGACTAACTCAGAG GTAAACCATGAGGAGGTCCTTGAACACGTTTCATCAATTCTAAACAGCAAGGGCATTGTTCCTTCTGGGAAAGGGATAGACACTGCAGACCTTAAATG CTACCGATATCCTGGGCAAACATCAATTAATATGTCACATTCACGAG CTGACAAGTCATATACCCTTAATGCTGAAGGTTGTAAAAGG ATCCCTTCAAAGCGACCATCTAAACTACTGGTCCTAAAAGAAGCGAGAGATAAGTTCTTTCCATACTGGAAATCGGTGCTGTCTGCCCGTTTGCCGGTGAAGATAGTTCCACCCTGTGAACCAAGCAGCAATGACATACAAAGGACTGAACCAAGGAAGGACATCCTAAGTACTGAAGCAAGCAGGAAGGACTTGCAACCCCCAAACAAATCAATCGCGAATCTTGTTTCGACGTCAAAGCCCCGATTGGCAAGCAATTATGAATGCAGGAGGCAGCTTTGTGCTCTTGCTGCGATGTCTCTTAAGGTGTTGAGGCGCAC GCTTGGTAAAGACGAAAGTATCGGCGGCATGAGAGTAGCTGTGCTAGAATCTGTGTTCGTGTTCTTTTGA
- the LOC4350092 gene encoding uncharacterized protein isoform X2, translated as METPSAPAPGDGNSAPASSRVTFEDMLRSCDQSYYQMLGFPDAASYFEAKERNLLAQYSRQVFPLLWPILEKDSLTRFNRLCQGWSRLMGLRGFIYPEILSSIVANNALRCARVALQGSSPLRGRRADPNGLHPYGYTALHLAAETFSVEMVKLLLRHGASANHRTEGDYVIEGLLPLHVAVENASMHKYLEDNWADGHSPNNLISLLCLPEMKMYLDTTRLIAQHTHNIVDELWDYIDKKKFVQLAILLLASQKQLHGPINRSRGKANLNGFESIRRRTYEAISGLHLQMIAMVNEGKNGSALKKLKEKKEALLTADALVGIIDKAGQDLEDYIQTNSEVNHEEVLEHVSSILNSKGIVPSGKGIDTADLKCYRYPGQTSINMSHSRADKSYTLNAEGCKRIPSKRPSKLLVLKEARDKFFPYWKSVLSARLPVKIVPPCEPSSNDIQRTEPRKDILSTEASRKDLQPPNKSIANLVSTSKPRLASNYECRRQLCALAAMSLKVLRRT; from the exons ATGGAGACCCCCTCCGCTCCCGCTCCCGGGGATGGAAACTCGGCTCCCGCATCATCTCGGGTGACGTTTGAGGATATGCTTCGCAGCTGCGATCAGAGTTATTATCAAATGCTCGGGTTCCCTGACGCTGCTTCCTACTTCGAGGCAAAGGAGCGG AATTTGTTGGCTCAGTACTCGCGTCAGGTATTCCCTCTGCTATGGCCTATACTGGAGAAGGATAGCCTCACGCGCTTCAATCGACTTTGCCAAGGGTGGTCGCGCTTGATGGGCCTTCGTGGTTTCATTTACCCGGAGATTCTCAGCTCCATTGTCGCCAACAACGCTTTGCGCTGTGCCAGAGTGGCCCTGCAAGGCAGCTCTCCGTTGCGCGGACGTCGTGCCGATCCCAACGGCCTCCATCCTTATGGCTACACGGCTCTCCACCTGGCCGCTGAGACGTTCAGCGTCGAAATggtcaagctcctcctccgccacggtGCGTCAGCAAACCACCGCACTGAGGGCGACTACGTCATTGAGGGCCTCCTGCCTCTTCACGTCGCTGTTGAGAATGCCAGCATGCACAAATACCTGGAGGACAATTGGGCTGATGGCCACTCTCCTAACAACCTCATATCTCTCCTCTGTCTGCCAGAGATG AAGATGTATTTGGACACAACTAGATTAATTGCCCAACATACGCATAACATTGTCGATGAGTTGTGGGATTACATCGATAAGAAGAAGTTTGTCCAGTTAGCAATTTTGCTGCTGGCTTCTCAGAAGCAGCTCCATGGCCCCATAAATAGGAGCCGTGGCAAGGCTAATCTGAATGGGTTTGAATCTATTAGACGGCGCACTTATGAAGCTATCAGTGGCCTACATCTCCAGATGATAGCTATGGTGAATGAGGGGAAAAATGGCAGTGCGCTTAAGAAGCTGAAAGAGAAGAAGGAAGCCCTTCTTACAGCAGACGCACTAGTTGGTATTATAGACAAAGCTGGTCAAGATCTTGAGGATTATATTCAGACTAACTCAGAG GTAAACCATGAGGAGGTCCTTGAACACGTTTCATCAATTCTAAACAGCAAGGGCATTGTTCCTTCTGGGAAAGGGATAGACACTGCAGACCTTAAATG CTACCGATATCCTGGGCAAACATCAATTAATATGTCACATTCACGAG CTGACAAGTCATATACCCTTAATGCTGAAGGTTGTAAAAGG ATCCCTTCAAAGCGACCATCTAAACTACTGGTCCTAAAAGAAGCGAGAGATAAGTTCTTTCCATACTGGAAATCGGTGCTGTCTGCCCGTTTGCCGGTGAAGATAGTTCCACCCTGTGAACCAAGCAGCAATGACATACAAAGGACTGAACCAAGGAAGGACATCCTAAGTACTGAAGCAAGCAGGAAGGACTTGCAACCCCCAAACAAATCAATCGCGAATCTTGTTTCGACGTCAAAGCCCCGATTGGCAAGCAATTATGAATGCAGGAGGCAGCTTTGTGCTCTTGCTGCGATGTCTCTTAAGGTGTTGAGGCGCACGTGA
- the LOC4350092 gene encoding uncharacterized protein isoform X3, with protein METPSAPAPGDGNSAPASSRVTFEDMLRSCDQSYYQMLGFPDAASYFEAKERNLLAQYSRQVFPLLWPILEKDSLTRFNRLCQGWSRLMGLRGFIYPEILSSIVANNALRCARVALQGSSPLRGRRADPNGLHPYGYTALHLAAETFSVEMVKLLLRHGASANHRTEGDYVIEGLLPLHVAVENASMHKYLEDNWADGHSPNNLISLLCLPEMKMYLDTTRLIAQHTHNIVDELWDYIDKKKFVQLAILLLASQKQLHGPINRSRGKANLNGFESIRRRTYEAISGLHLQMIAMVNEGKNGSALKKLKEKKEALLTADALVGIIDKAGQDLEDYIQTNSEVIMVVPRATYVASVI; from the exons ATGGAGACCCCCTCCGCTCCCGCTCCCGGGGATGGAAACTCGGCTCCCGCATCATCTCGGGTGACGTTTGAGGATATGCTTCGCAGCTGCGATCAGAGTTATTATCAAATGCTCGGGTTCCCTGACGCTGCTTCCTACTTCGAGGCAAAGGAGCGG AATTTGTTGGCTCAGTACTCGCGTCAGGTATTCCCTCTGCTATGGCCTATACTGGAGAAGGATAGCCTCACGCGCTTCAATCGACTTTGCCAAGGGTGGTCGCGCTTGATGGGCCTTCGTGGTTTCATTTACCCGGAGATTCTCAGCTCCATTGTCGCCAACAACGCTTTGCGCTGTGCCAGAGTGGCCCTGCAAGGCAGCTCTCCGTTGCGCGGACGTCGTGCCGATCCCAACGGCCTCCATCCTTATGGCTACACGGCTCTCCACCTGGCCGCTGAGACGTTCAGCGTCGAAATggtcaagctcctcctccgccacggtGCGTCAGCAAACCACCGCACTGAGGGCGACTACGTCATTGAGGGCCTCCTGCCTCTTCACGTCGCTGTTGAGAATGCCAGCATGCACAAATACCTGGAGGACAATTGGGCTGATGGCCACTCTCCTAACAACCTCATATCTCTCCTCTGTCTGCCAGAGATG AAGATGTATTTGGACACAACTAGATTAATTGCCCAACATACGCATAACATTGTCGATGAGTTGTGGGATTACATCGATAAGAAGAAGTTTGTCCAGTTAGCAATTTTGCTGCTGGCTTCTCAGAAGCAGCTCCATGGCCCCATAAATAGGAGCCGTGGCAAGGCTAATCTGAATGGGTTTGAATCTATTAGACGGCGCACTTATGAAGCTATCAGTGGCCTACATCTCCAGATGATAGCTATGGTGAATGAGGGGAAAAATGGCAGTGCGCTTAAGAAGCTGAAAGAGAAGAAGGAAGCCCTTCTTACAGCAGACGCACTAGTTGGTATTATAGACAAAGCTGGTCAAGATCTTGAGGATTATATTCAGACTAACTCAGAG GTCATCATGGTCGTGCCACGCGCGACCTACGTGGCTAGTGTTATTTGA
- the LOC107279425 gene encoding uncharacterized protein encodes MLLRQVNQKSWNLLKQHSRPVCLHFSSDSSANSTANIDLDAEAICMNPLKPYSKCWFYVPPWINLPPINKDNDIKKLISSNPSTVMKAYETSKLEMLFEKKVRSFLVSRCILACESINGPDIKKLHFMNKSIIGHFPVYVTSLSLMKCLIKHREEYWIAILQSLAAEKVMVLPDWKQELTPIEVSFFDHGLQLPSKSETSLDLITCELESDASYYKVPDSEATNPDVAGGQEAAITTTEGSASAEVGMATIASIIWNNRAILEGRITCGLRCEDSEHAEAIGILSGLQLARKLKIKKIDVVTDNMEIYEVLIGRKDVFQHKHRDVLLMAIEVAKEFDVCRFRWEPRELLCLVNEMANATREDYRAKTLSLRRIWEGKVAYCLWSLPVIRINQSTKKIALKLEKGWAGEVNMKLVQSKGYHVNVREQMLKIDALEGLLDSLDPPLLIVLVGSEEAASKVSLELNWRFRSVLLRGSGQVSGSISNANGDCSPIPEGTALVLNSETNIPPFSAQKVLLVVYDTPSSELQFSKDQDTTGVITVRIVAPHEEDSLPDTSTEVNPFVLGFFNSAKTKAHRKEKTSNKSFGEIWSTWEDRKG; translated from the exons ATGTTACTTCGACAAGTGAATCAAAAATCATGGAATCTTCTGAAGCAACATAGCCGTCCAGTGTGCCTTCACTTCTCTTCTGATAGTTCGGCCAATTCAACGGCTAATATTGATCTTGATGCTGAAGCTATCTGTATGAATCCTTTGAAGCCTTACTCTAAGTGTTGGTTTTATGTGCCCCCGTGGATCAACTTGCCGCCCATAAATAAGGATAATGATATTAAGAAGTTGATTAGTTCTAATCCTTCAACAGTAATGAAAGCTTATGAGACTAGCAAGTTAGAAATGTTGTTTGAGAAGAAAGTTCGCTCCTTTCTTGTTTCAAGGTGTATTCTGGCTTGCGAATCTATAAATGGTCCTGACATCAAGAAACTGCATTTTATGAACAAGAGTATCATTGGCCACTTTCCTGTCTATGTGACCTCTCTCTCTTTGATGAAGTGTTTGATCAAACATCGTGAAGAATACTGGATTGCAATCCTTCAATCACTTGCAGCAGAGAAGGTGATGGTATTACCTGACTGGAAACAAGAATTAACTCCTATCGAGGTTTCGTTCTTCGATCATGGACTACAGTTGCCATCCAAGTCTGAAACATCCCTTGACTTAATTACTTGCGAACTAGAATCTGATGCGTCATACTACAAGGTCCCAGACAGTGAAGCAACAAATCCAGACGTAGCAGGAGGACAAGAAGCAGCCATAACAACTACTGAAGGATCAGCATCAGCAGAAGTGGGAATGGCAACAATTGCCTCGATTATTTGGAACAATAGAGCGATTTTAGAAGGCCGAATTACATGTGGGCTTCGTTGTGAGGATTCTGAGCACGCAGAAGCAATTGGGATTTTAAGCGGACTTCAACTAGCAAGAAAATTGAAGATAAAAAAGATAGATGTTGTAACTGATAATATGGAAATCTATGAGGTTCTGATTGGCAGAAAGGATGTGTTTCAGCACAAGCATCGTGATGTTTTGTTGATGGCTATTGAAGTAGCTAAAGAATTCGATGTTTGTAGGTTTAGGTGGGAACCTCGAGAATTGCTGTGCCTTGTGAATGAAATGGCAAATGCAACAAGAGAAGATTACCGGGCAAAAACATTGAGCTTGAGAAGAATTTGGGAGGGCAAAGTAGCATATTGTCTGTGGAGTTTACCGGTCATTCGTATAAACCAATCAACAAAGAAGATTGCACTAAAACTAG aaAAAGGCTGGGCTGGGGAGGTTAATATGAAGTTGGTTCAATCAAAAGGGTATCATGTGAACGTTCGAGAACAAATGCTTAAAATTGATGCATTGGAGGGATTACTTGACAGTCTGGACCCTCCACTGTTAATTGTATTAGTAGGATCAGAAGAGGCTGCAAGTAAAGTCTCACTTGAGCTGAACTGGAGGTTTCGTTCCGTTCTGTTGAGGGGATCTGGTCAAGTTAGTGGTTCCATAAGCAATGCAAATGGTGACTGCAGTCCTATTCCAGAGGGTACAGCTCTTGTTCTGAATAGTGAAACTAATATCCCACCATTTTCTGCACAAAAGGTCCTTCTAGTAGTTTATGACACGCCATCAAGTGAACTACAGTTCAGTAAAGATCAAGATACCACAGGAGTTATCACAGTCAGAATCGTCGCTCCTCACGAGGAAGATTCTCTTCCAGATACCTCGACTGAGGTCAATCCTTTCGTTTTGGGGTTCTTTAACTCAG CTAAAACAAAAGCACACAGGAAGGAAAAGACATCAAATAAATCCTTTGGAGAAATTTGGTCAACGTGGGAAGATAGAAAAGGCTGA